In one Streptomyces venezuelae genomic region, the following are encoded:
- the galU gene encoding UTP--glucose-1-phosphate uridylyltransferase GalU → MTESHPPHGRITKAVIPAAGLGTRFLPATKATPKEMLPVVDKPAIQYVVEEAVSAGLDDVLMITGRNKRPLEDHFDRNYELESALLKKGDEARLAKVQESSDLATMHYVRQGDPRGLGHAVLCAAPHVGNEPFAVLLGDDLIDPRDPLLARMVEIQERHGGSVIALMEVAPEQIHLYGCAAVDATEDGDVVKVTDLVEKPDVADAPSNYAIIGRYVLDPSIFGVLRKTEPGRGGEIQLTDALQQLAADEKVGGPVHGVVFKGRRYDTGDRGDYLRAIVRLACEREDLGPDFQSWLRSYVTEEM, encoded by the coding sequence ATGACTGAGTCTCACCCCCCCCACGGCCGGATCACCAAGGCGGTCATCCCCGCCGCAGGTCTCGGCACGCGCTTCCTGCCGGCCACCAAGGCCACGCCCAAGGAGATGCTGCCGGTCGTCGACAAGCCGGCGATCCAGTACGTGGTCGAGGAGGCCGTGTCCGCGGGTCTCGACGACGTCCTCATGATCACGGGTCGCAACAAGCGCCCGCTGGAGGACCACTTCGACCGCAACTACGAACTGGAGTCCGCCCTCCTGAAGAAGGGCGACGAGGCGCGCCTCGCCAAGGTCCAGGAGTCCAGCGACCTCGCGACGATGCACTACGTCCGCCAGGGCGACCCCAGGGGACTCGGTCACGCCGTCCTGTGCGCCGCTCCGCACGTCGGCAACGAGCCCTTCGCCGTACTGCTCGGCGACGACCTGATCGACCCCCGCGACCCGCTCCTCGCCCGCATGGTCGAGATCCAGGAGAGGCACGGCGGCAGCGTCATCGCCCTCATGGAGGTCGCCCCCGAGCAGATCCACCTCTACGGCTGCGCCGCCGTCGACGCCACCGAGGACGGCGACGTCGTCAAGGTCACCGACCTGGTCGAGAAGCCCGACGTCGCCGACGCCCCGTCGAACTACGCGATCATCGGCCGCTATGTCCTGGATCCGAGCATCTTCGGCGTACTGCGCAAGACCGAGCCGGGCCGCGGCGGCGAGATCCAGCTCACCGACGCCCTCCAACAGCTCGCCGCGGACGAGAAGGTCGGCGGCCCGGTGCACGGCGTGGTCTTCAAGGGCCGCCGCTATGACACCGGCGACCGTGGCGACTATCTGCGTGCCATTGTCAGACTCGCGTGCGAACGTGAAGATCTGGGACCGGACTTCCAGTCCTGGCTTCGCAGTTACGTCACCGAGGAGATGTAG
- a CDS encoding 5-formyltetrahydrofolate cyclo-ligase, with amino-acid sequence MNGTSGTEAEGQPTKRTLRRGFLAVRSGLTEDDARKAAAVLADRALDLPELAEARTVAAYVSVGREPGTGPLLDVLHARGTRVLLPVLLPDNDLDWGAYDGAGSLTRVQHPGKMALLEPSGERLGPDAVLEADAVLLPGLAVDARGMRLGRGGGSYDRVLTRLERASADPALVVLLYDSEVVAHLPDEEHDRPVHAVVSPAGARRFRD; translated from the coding sequence ATGAACGGAACCAGTGGTACCGAGGCCGAGGGCCAGCCAACCAAGCGCACGTTGCGGCGAGGCTTCCTCGCGGTGAGAAGCGGGTTGACTGAGGATGACGCACGGAAGGCGGCCGCGGTTCTCGCCGACCGCGCACTCGACCTGCCGGAGCTCGCCGAGGCACGGACCGTCGCCGCGTACGTGTCCGTGGGCCGCGAACCCGGCACCGGCCCGCTGCTCGACGTCCTCCACGCGCGCGGGACCCGTGTCCTGCTGCCGGTGCTGCTCCCGGACAACGACCTGGACTGGGGCGCGTACGACGGGGCCGGCTCCCTGACCCGCGTACAACACCCCGGGAAGATGGCCCTCTTGGAGCCGTCCGGGGAGAGGCTCGGGCCGGACGCCGTCCTGGAGGCGGACGCCGTGCTGCTGCCGGGGCTCGCCGTGGACGCGCGCGGGATGCGACTCGGGCGGGGCGGCGGATCGTACGACCGCGTCCTCACCCGGCTGGAGCGCGCGTCCGCGGATCCCGCGCTCGTGGTGCTCCTGTACGACTCCGAAGTCGTCGCGCACCTCCCCGACGAGGAGCACGACCGGCCCGTGCACGCCGTCGTGTCGCCGGCGGGGGCGCGCCGGTTCCGTGACTGA
- a CDS encoding penicillin acylase family protein: MPSNTNASSGHKSGKKKGRRARLVVIVLVLAIVGGIGFGAYWSVSTVRASFPQTKGTIKLDGLAGPVDVKRDGNGIPQIYAESDADLFMAQGFVQAQDRFWEMDVRRHMTSGRLSEMFGKSQVKTDEFLRTLGWHRVAKKEYDSKLSPETKKYLQAYAKGVNAYLSGKDGKDISVEYAALGFENDYKPQEWTPVDSVAWLKAMAWDLRGNMQDEIDRSLMTSRLGPSQIKDLYPEYPFKRNKPVVREGAYNSVTGKYDPEAKATGTQSGTGGTGTGTSGTPGTGTGGTGTGGTGTNTGTGNGAAGTGLAGGTEAPNGLQSQLNGVSGALDEVPAILGPNGNGIGSNSWVVSGKHTITGKPLLANDPHLAPQLPSVWYQMGLHCRSVSDKCQYDVSGYTFSGMPGVVIGHNQDIAWGMTNLGADVTDLYLEKFTGDGYQYDDKVLPFTSREETIKVAGGKDKKITVRETNNGPLISDRDDELVKVGKKAGVDTAAPDRGDGYGVALRWTALTPGKSMDAVFELNKAKNFTEFRKAAASFEVPSQNLIYADTEGNIGYQAPGRIPKRGKGDGSLPAPGWDRAYRWTGYIPQDALPYEYNPKRGYIVTANQAVIDDRDKADYPYKLTSDWGYGARSQRIDDLIQSKIKNGGKISTEDMRLMQMDNSSEIAKLLVPKLLKIDVKDKYVREAQKLLEGWDYTQDADSAAAAYFNSVWRNILKLAIGNKLPKELRVKGQCLTVEPAGNTGPADEGKKVRECGERDADSAQPDGGDRYYEVIRKIIDDETNDWWKSPGTRTDDETKTRDQLFKRALEDARWDLTAKLGKDVDSWSWGRLHRLELKNQTLGTEGPGWLQWVLNRGPWNLGGGEAAVNATGWNAAGGYGVLWVPSMRMVVNLKDLDKSKWINLTGASGHAYNDHYTDQTEKWTKGELLPWAFSDKAVEGSTSDKLVLRP; the protein is encoded by the coding sequence ATGCCCTCCAACACCAACGCCTCTTCCGGTCATAAGTCCGGCAAGAAGAAGGGGCGCCGAGCCCGACTCGTCGTGATCGTCCTGGTCCTGGCCATCGTCGGAGGCATCGGCTTCGGCGCGTACTGGAGCGTCAGCACCGTGCGCGCCTCCTTCCCGCAGACCAAGGGAACGATCAAGCTCGACGGTCTCGCCGGCCCCGTCGACGTGAAGCGCGACGGGAACGGAATCCCGCAGATCTACGCCGAGTCGGACGCGGATCTCTTCATGGCCCAGGGCTTCGTCCAGGCGCAGGACCGCTTCTGGGAGATGGACGTCCGCCGTCATATGACCTCCGGGCGGCTCTCCGAGATGTTCGGGAAGAGCCAGGTCAAGACCGATGAATTCCTGCGCACGCTCGGCTGGCACCGGGTGGCGAAGAAGGAGTACGACTCCAAGCTCTCGCCGGAGACGAAGAAGTACCTCCAGGCGTACGCCAAGGGAGTCAACGCCTACCTGTCCGGCAAGGACGGCAAGGACATCTCCGTCGAGTACGCGGCGCTCGGCTTCGAGAACGACTACAAGCCGCAGGAGTGGACCCCCGTCGACTCCGTGGCGTGGCTCAAGGCCATGGCCTGGGACCTGCGCGGCAACATGCAGGACGAGATCGACCGCTCGCTGATGACGAGCCGCCTCGGCCCGTCGCAGATCAAGGACCTGTACCCCGAGTACCCGTTCAAGCGGAACAAGCCCGTCGTGCGGGAGGGCGCCTACAACAGCGTCACCGGGAAGTACGACCCGGAGGCCAAGGCCACCGGCACGCAGTCCGGAACCGGCGGCACGGGCACGGGCACGTCGGGTACGCCCGGAACCGGGACCGGCGGCACAGGGACCGGCGGCACGGGCACCAACACCGGCACCGGCAACGGCGCGGCCGGTACAGGCCTCGCGGGCGGCACCGAGGCGCCCAACGGACTCCAGTCACAGCTCAACGGCGTCTCCGGTGCCCTGGACGAGGTTCCGGCCATCCTGGGCCCGAACGGGAACGGCATCGGCTCGAACTCCTGGGTCGTCTCCGGCAAGCACACCATCACCGGCAAGCCGCTCCTCGCGAACGACCCGCATCTGGCGCCGCAGCTGCCCTCCGTCTGGTACCAGATGGGCCTGCACTGCCGCTCGGTCTCCGACAAGTGCCAGTACGACGTCTCGGGCTACACGTTCTCCGGCATGCCGGGTGTGGTCATCGGACACAACCAGGACATCGCCTGGGGCATGACGAACCTCGGCGCCGACGTCACGGACCTGTACCTGGAGAAGTTCACCGGGGACGGCTACCAGTACGACGACAAGGTGCTGCCCTTCACCTCCCGCGAGGAGACCATCAAGGTCGCCGGCGGCAAGGACAAGAAGATCACGGTCCGCGAGACCAACAACGGGCCGCTGATCTCCGACCGCGACGACGAGCTCGTGAAGGTCGGCAAGAAGGCCGGCGTGGACACCGCGGCCCCCGACCGGGGCGACGGCTACGGAGTGGCGCTGCGCTGGACCGCGCTGACCCCGGGCAAGTCCATGGACGCCGTCTTCGAGCTCAACAAGGCGAAGAACTTCACGGAGTTCCGCAAGGCGGCCGCTTCCTTCGAAGTGCCGTCCCAGAACCTGATCTACGCCGACACCGAAGGCAACATCGGCTACCAGGCCCCCGGCCGGATCCCCAAGCGCGGCAAGGGCGACGGCTCGCTGCCCGCGCCGGGCTGGGACCGTGCGTACCGCTGGACCGGCTACATCCCGCAGGACGCGCTGCCCTACGAGTACAACCCGAAGCGCGGCTACATCGTCACCGCCAACCAGGCCGTGATCGACGACCGCGACAAGGCCGACTACCCGTACAAGCTCACCTCGGACTGGGGCTACGGAGCGCGCAGCCAGCGGATCGACGACCTCATCCAGTCGAAGATCAAGAACGGCGGCAAGATCTCCACCGAGGACATGCGCCTCATGCAGATGGACAACAGCAGCGAGATCGCCAAGCTGCTCGTGCCCAAGCTGCTGAAGATCGACGTCAAGGACAAGTACGTCCGCGAGGCGCAGAAGCTCCTGGAGGGATGGGACTACACCCAGGACGCCGACTCCGCGGCCGCCGCGTACTTCAACTCGGTCTGGCGCAACATCCTCAAGCTGGCCATCGGCAACAAGCTCCCCAAGGAGCTGCGCGTCAAGGGCCAGTGCCTGACCGTCGAGCCGGCCGGCAACACCGGCCCCGCCGACGAGGGCAAGAAGGTCCGCGAATGCGGTGAGCGCGATGCCGACTCGGCCCAGCCGGACGGCGGCGACCGCTACTACGAAGTGATCCGCAAGATCATCGACGACGAGACCAACGACTGGTGGAAGTCGCCGGGGACCCGCACCGACGACGAGACCAAGACCCGCGACCAGCTGTTCAAGCGGGCCCTGGAGGACGCGCGCTGGGACCTGACGGCCAAGCTCGGCAAGGACGTCGACAGCTGGAGCTGGGGCCGTCTGCACCGGCTCGAGCTGAAGAACCAGACGCTCGGCACCGAGGGGCCCGGGTGGCTCCAGTGGGTCCTGAACCGCGGCCCGTGGAACCTCGGCGGCGGCGAGGCGGCGGTCAACGCGACCGGCTGGAACGCGGCGGGCGGCTACGGAGTGCTCTGGGTGCCCTCCATGCGCATGGTGGTGAACCTCAAGGACCTCGACAAGTCCAAGTGGATCAACCTCACCGGCGCGTCGGGACACGCCTACAACGACCACTACACCGACCAGACGGAGAAGTGGACCAAGGGCGAACTGCTGCCGTGGGCGTTCTCGGACAAGGCGGTCGAGGGCAGCACGAGCGACAAGCTGGTCCTGCGCCCCTGA